In the genome of Hymenobacter taeanensis, one region contains:
- a CDS encoding MFS transporter gives MTQVLEKVTPKQARVAIALFFFVSGFGFSTWASRIPTIQRQLGLNEAELGGVLLALPTGLMLTLPVTGLLLRRFSSRQVMLVGAILYNVALALLGFAAHTWQLVALLFCFGSSRNLLNISMNAQSVGVQAQYDRSIIATFHGVWSVAGFAAAAVGAALIRERVAPGPHFAVVAVLLTAVALYNYRHSLPLPPAPAERRPGFSWPSAALLKFGIIAFASMACEGTMYDWSSIYFNKAVLMPREDAAIGFAVYMVAMTAGRFAGDPLTNRFGVKPLLHYSGLLILVGLLLAALVPTPITAGLGFVLVGLGVSCVIPMVFGMAGRSTTLSLGSAIAAVSTVGYFGFLVVPPVVGFIAEAANLRWSFALMALLGGVMVWLVRRLPNE, from the coding sequence ATGACGCAGGTTTTGGAAAAGGTAACGCCCAAGCAGGCGCGGGTGGCTATTGCCTTGTTTTTCTTCGTGTCGGGGTTCGGGTTTTCTACCTGGGCCTCGCGCATTCCTACCATTCAGCGCCAGCTAGGGCTCAATGAGGCCGAGTTGGGGGGCGTACTGCTGGCGTTGCCTACCGGCCTCATGCTTACGCTGCCCGTTACGGGCCTGCTACTCCGGCGCTTCAGCAGCCGGCAGGTAATGCTGGTGGGCGCCATCCTCTACAATGTGGCCCTGGCGCTGCTGGGGTTTGCAGCTCATACCTGGCAGCTGGTGGCGCTGCTGTTCTGCTTCGGCTCCTCCCGTAATCTGCTCAACATTTCCATGAATGCGCAGTCGGTGGGCGTGCAGGCGCAGTACGACAGATCCATTATTGCCACCTTCCATGGGGTATGGAGTGTGGCGGGTTTTGCCGCTGCCGCCGTGGGAGCGGCCCTCATTCGGGAGCGGGTGGCCCCAGGTCCGCACTTTGCGGTGGTGGCGGTGCTGCTCACGGCGGTGGCCCTCTACAACTACCGCCACAGCCTCCCGCTACCACCCGCGCCGGCGGAGCGGCGCCCCGGCTTTAGCTGGCCCAGCGCGGCGCTCCTGAAGTTTGGCATTATAGCCTTTGCCTCCATGGCCTGCGAGGGCACCATGTACGACTGGAGCAGCATCTACTTCAACAAGGCGGTGCTCATGCCCAGAGAAGATGCCGCCATTGGCTTTGCCGTGTACATGGTGGCCATGACGGCAGGCCGTTTCGCCGGCGACCCCCTGACCAATCGTTTCGGGGTGAAGCCGCTGCTGCACTACAGTGGCCTCCTGATTCTGGTAGGCCTGTTGCTGGCGGCGCTAGTCCCAACGCCTATTACCGCCGGGCTGGGGTTTGTGCTGGTAGGCCTGGGCGTGTCGTGCGTGATTCCGATGGTGTTCGGGATGGCAGGCCGCTCCACTACGCTCAGCTTGGGCTCGGCCATTGCGGCGGTTTCTACGGTGGGCTACTTTGGGTTTTTGGTGGTACCGCCGGTGGTAGGCTTTATTGCCGAGGCCGCCAACCTGAGGTGGTCGTTTGCCCTGATGGCCCTGCTCGGAGGCGTGATGGTATGGCTGGTGCGGCGGCTCCCAAATGAGTAG